From Aminivibrio sp.:
TGGGAGTCAACAAGTTCCAGATCAAGGAAGACAAAGGGGAAATGAACCTTCTCTCCGTGGACGCTTCCGTGGGAGAACGCCAGATCGCCAAGCTCCGCAAACTGAAGGAATCCAGGGACAATATTGCCGTGAAGAACGTCCTTGACGATATTCGCACGGCGGCGGCCGACGAATCCACGAATCTCATGCCCCTCATCATCAATGCCGTCCGTTCCTATGCCACCGAGGGGGAAATTTGCGGCGTACTCAGGAACGTGTTCGGCGAGTATACCGAAAATATTGTTCTGTAGCGGCTCGGCCGTTTCGAAAGTCTTAAAACACACTGGAGGGATATTCCGTGGACGAGAGAAAAATCAGGGTAGTCGTTGCAAAACCGGGACTCGACGGGCACGACAGGGGGGCTAAGGTTGTGGCGAGGGCTCTGCGGGACGCCGGAATGGAAGTGGTGTACACCGGCCTGAGGCAGACAGCGGAACAGATCGTTGAAACCGTTCTTCAGGAGGATGCCGATGCAGTAGGCATCAGCATCCTTTCCGGAGCCCACACGTTTTATTTTACGAAGATCATTGAACTGCTGAAAGAAAAAGATGCCGGTGACGTCATTGTCTTCGGCGGCGGAGTCATCCCCGAAAAGGATATCCCAGGACTTCTCGAGGCCGGCGTAGGAGCGGTCTTCGGGCCGGGAACCCCCACGTCCGTCTGTGTTGAATGGCTTGAAAAGGCTGTGGCGGAAAAAAGGGCCAAAGAACAGTAGCTGCTGTGGATATTCTCATTAACAAGGCGCTGGCGGGGGATACCCGGGCCATCGCACGGATAATAAGCCTGATTGAAAATGAGGATCCG
This genomic window contains:
- a CDS encoding cobalamin B12-binding domain-containing protein, with protein sequence MDERKIRVVVAKPGLDGHDRGAKVVARALRDAGMEVVYTGLRQTAEQIVETVLQEDADAVGISILSGAHTFYFTKIIELLKEKDAGDVIVFGGGVIPEKDIPGLLEAGVGAVFGPGTPTSVCVEWLEKAVAEKRAKEQ